In Bacteroidota bacterium, the sequence GTCATGTTGGAATCAAGCATTTTTTCAATTGGAGAAATGATCAGGGTTAAAGGCGTACGAAGTTCGTGGGATATATTGGTGAAAAAATTCACTTTCATCATATCCAGGTCGTGCAGTTTTTTGGCCCTCTCCCGTTCATAATCCAGGGCATATTGCAGGCGGCGCCTGTTCTCCCAAAAAAGGAACAAATAATAAACCGCTATTGACAACAATATAACCATCAAGATCCTAAACCACCAGGTCATCCAAAAAGGTGGAAGAATTTTAATTTTTACGGTAAGCATTTTATCGCTCCAAATCCCGTCATCATTGCTTGCCCTGACCATAAAAAGGTAATTGCCGGGATTGAGGTTGGTATAGGTCACTGAATGCTGGGTAGTAGCCGCATTCCATCCTTTTTCAAACCCCGTCAACTTATACTGATATTGGTTCTTAATAGCATTGGCATAATTTAAGGCAGCAAATTCGAGTGAAAAAATATTTTGATTGTATGGAAGTTTAATCTCGCTGGCCTCAGAAATACTTTGATTCAACAAGGAAGTGCCAATATGGACTTCTTTATTGAAAATTTTAAGTCCGGTAAGCATTATAGGAGGCCTGTATAAATTTTCCTTAATTTTTGCCGGATCAAAAATGCTAAAACCTGAGATCCCGCCAAAAATCAACTCTCCATTGGGCGTCTTATAACATGCCCCATATTGAAATTGATTATTTTGAAGCCCATTTTCACGGTCAAAATTTTTAAAAATTCCTTTGATTGGATCAAATCTGGACAATCCATTTATGGTGCTTATCCAAAAATACCCCCGGTTGTCCTCAAGAATGCAATAAGCCTGATTATTGGCAATACCTTTGGTCTGGTCGTAACATTTAATAATTCCTTTATTTTCATCAAAAAGGATCAATCCATAATCCAGTGAGGTAAGCCAGTAACGCCCCTGTTTGTCTTCGTACATCATCCGGATCCGGATGTTGAAACGTCTTATTCTTCCGGTATTGGGATTCCAAATAACCAATTTATTATTTGAGCCTAACCACAAATCACCATGTGAATCATTTTTAATCCATAAAACCTCTTCCCTGATCACATTCGGATAATGGATGAAAATTTTTGATTTGGGCTCAAAACGATCCAGTCCGGCTTCTGTCCCTAGCCAAATGTTTTTTTTACTATCCATCACAAGCGACCAGACAATATTATGATACAAACTTTTATTGTCCCCGGGTTTGTTCATAAAATTTGCAACATGTCCGGTTTTAAGGCTGATCACACTAAGACCTCCACCATAGGTTCCCACCCAAAGATTTCCGGAATTATCACCTATTAATGCCTTAATGCAATTCGTTTGCAGGCCATTTCTACTTTGTGTGATATAAGAAAAGGTTTTGGTTTTAGGATTAAAAACATTGATTCCTCCTTCTTCAGTCCCTATATAAAGTTTCCCTTGAGGATCCATCCAGAAAGCATAGATTTCGCCATTGTTCAAATATTGATGATCATTAGGCATAGCCTTATAGGTACGGAATAACTGCTTTTCGGCTACGACATGACTCAATCCGCTGCGCGTAGCTATCCAAAAATCCCCTTTGGCATCCCTGAAAATATCCATTATTGAATTATGGCATAAACTTTGGGGTTCGCGGTCGTCATGCCTGAAGAAAGAAAATTTCCTGTTTTCTTTAGAATAAATGTATAATCCCCCGCGGGTTCCAATCCAGTATAATCCACTCTTATCCTTTACAATTGAACGTACTGTAACAGCACGTTCATTTTTCGAATCAATTATAAGCCGCTTCCACTTTAAAGTAAATTGATTTACCTGGAAAATCCCATGACTAATGGTACCCACCCACATCTGCCCGTCATCATCGCGAAAAACAGTAAGAATTTCTTCTTTAGGAATAGCAACATGCCTGAATATACCTGTTCCCGGATTAAAAATATCAAGTCCCGCGTTGGTCCCTATCCAGATATTCCCGTACGAATCGAACCGCATATCCTTTATCTCATTGTCTGTCAATGAATTATTATTCCCCGGTTGATGGTGATAAAGTCCCTTGATTTTCCCTCTGGGATCAAATTGAACCAAGCCCTCATTTGTTGCTAACCATAATATTCCAGATTTATCCTGAAGAATTTTATTAACCGTAGAGCCCTTAAGTGAAAAATTTCTGAATGGAGAATAAAAATGCGAAAAAGTTTCATGTTTAAAATCAAATTTATTAAGGCCCCCATTTTCTGTTCCTATCCAAAGTGCACCCTGTTTATCTTCGAAAATGCAGCGGATCAATTTACCGACCAAACTTTGAGGATTAGATGGATTATAATAAAAGCAGGTGAATTTATACCCGTCAAATCTATTGAGGCCCTGACTTGTACCAAACCACATCCACCCTTTTTTATCCTGATAAATGCTATGGATAACATTGTTTGACAAGCCATTTTCAATAGTGAAATTATCAAAATTCAGATATTGAGGTTGACTATAAACCCATGAAAAAGGAAAGGAAATTGCGAACCACAGAACATAGACTTTAATAGAAAAGGAATAGGAAATATTGCGTACAGTCATGGTAATTGTAGTTAGGTCAGAGCAAAAATAAAAAAATCCATCAACTTTATAATCCTAAAATAACCAGTTAAAAATTTAATTCTTTCGAAACATCAAAAGACTCATTAATAGCATATAATAAAAAAAAGCAATACTTTATCAGCATTGCTTTTTTTCATTTTAAAGGGAAATTTATTTAAATTTCTTTTCCTGCTGGTCATAGAAATTTCTCAAGGTCCAAAAGGCCTTTTTCTTTGTTCCATTCTCACCAATCAGGCCTTTGCGGTTCCAGCCATCCTGTATATTGGGCAGCACACGCCTTGGCGACCTGAAATCACAGAGTATCCATGGAGAAAGGCCTCTGAACTGCGGTATTTTAGAAAGCATCTTCAGTGTCCGTTTATATACATCCTCCTGATATTCTTCCGTCCAGCGTGTAAGACTGTCACCATGCAATCCCTGCAAAGCATCGGCACCAAACTCACTGATCATAACAGGTTTGTTATATTGAATGCTCCAATGAACTTTGTCGCACTTTTCGGGCAAACCATCGTACCATCCTATATATTCATTAAAATTCACAATATCCACATAAGGAGTAAAAGGATCTTCCACAATTTTCGTCAAAGGATTTTTGGGATCGACGTGTACTTCCATTGCTGCAGAAATCAGCCGGGTACTGTCCAATGAACGGGCAACGCCGGCTAGGTTTTTCAGAAAATTATTCCTGGCCTCGCTTACGGGAGTTTCATTAGCCATTGACCAGATGATGACTGACGCACGGTTTTTATCCCGGGTAATAAGATCGGTAAGCTGTGATTTGGCATTTTCGTAAGTTGAAGGATTATCCCAAAGGATAGTCCAGTACACAGGATTTTCTTCCCAAACCATAATGCCCATTTCATCGGCTAAACGCGCCATGTATTCGCTGTGCGGGTAATGGGCCAGACGAACATAATTGCAATTCAGCTCCTTTGCCCAACCTAAAAGCATACGGGCATCTTCCTCTGAAAAAGCACGGCCACCCCTGATTGGATTTTCAGCATGTATACTAACCCCCCGCAGAAACACCGGTTTCCCGTTAAGCAAAATTTCAGTCCCTTTGGTCTCAATGGTTCGGAAACCAATTTTTTCAGAAACCTTATCCGTTTCAGACAAAACATTCACCTTATATAGCTTAGGATTAGAGGGTGACCAGGCTTCATATTTTTTCAAAGAAATTGAAACCTGAGCCTTTCCTTCCGTATCCGTTAAAAATTCTCTGTTAATTTTCAATTCGGGAATTTCAACTCTAACTTTTTGATTTTTCTGTGCCCCGTCAAGCTTTACATAACCGGCTATCAGGTTTTTCGAACCCTTCTTCAACTGGATAGCATAATCAGAAATAAATGTCTGTGGAACTTCAACCAACATGACATCCCGGGTAATCCCTCCATAATTCCACCAATCGGTGTTGAGGGTAGGCACAGCATCACGACTTCGTTTGTCGTCTACTTTTACCACCAGCGAATTATTCTCTTCCTTCAATAAAGAAGTGACCTCATAATTGAAGGGTGTAAATCCGCCAATATGTTTCCCAAGTTTTATGCCATTCAGGTAAACATCCGTCACATAGTTGGCTGCACCAAAATAAACAAATACCCGGCTGGAGGGATCTTTTTTCTTGTAATCGAACAAACGCCGGTACCAAATGGTCCCTTCATAATATAATAATTTGTCATCCTGGGAATTCCAATCCTTAGGCACCATCAGCATCGGACATTTATCAAAATCATACTCAATAAGATCCGTCTTGTTTTTAGCATGCTGATCCAGGAAATATCCTCCGGATGGCCTTGGATTTTTATCATAAGGCTCGTAACGATAATCGTAATACCCGGTTTCATAAGGATCAATGAGATAATTCCATTTCCCGTTCAAAGAGAAAGTATTACGCCCAAAAACATTGGTTATTGCGTTTTGGGAAAAAGACTGAACCGACATCGCCAGGCCGATCATTAACAATAAATATTTCATACGCATATAATTTATTTTAAAAATTGTATGAAACTTCATGTTTGCCATTTTATCTGTTAATATGTTTATTAGCAAACATGTCCATTTCATCATCTGTTTGTTTTATCTACTTTTCACTACATTTTATATAATGTTTACCTGACCCCACATTTTCGAGTAAAACAAAATTACCGGATTTTTTAATTTTTACAGGATTGTTGTCCAATGAAACCGAAGCCTTTTGAGTATTCCATGGAATAAAAACATTTGCCACTGCATTGGCAGGAATAGTAACGTTCAGCTCAAAGTATTCCCCAGGTTTCTGATTGAAAGAAACCAGAACATTGCCACGAATAGTCGGAAGCGACAAGGATGCTTCTTCCAGAGGCCCGGGTTGAGGCTTAATCTGAATTTTTCTGAATCCCGGCTCCAAGGGTTCCACGCCCATAAGTTTTCTTGGAATAAGGTTGGCCGGTGCAGCACCCCATGCATGGTTCCAATCCTGATTCGGCTTATATTTATTATCCCAGGCCTCAAGGGTTATGGTTGATCCTACACCATAAAGCATATGAGCCCAACTGCGCTCGGCAGTAGAACTTAAGAGAGACAGCCCGTATGGGGCATCATCTGCATTGTACAAAGCATCAAGTAGAAACTGAGCTCCATAAACACTGCAAGCCATTCCTCTTGTATGGATGAAATCCACTAAAGGTTTCTTCTTATTTTCAGGAACAATCCCAAAAGCCAAGGGGAAAATGTTTGAATGAAGCGAGGCATGAACGGTACCAATTCCATCCGTATACACCCCCCTTTTCTGGTCAAACATCAAATCATTTATTGCCTGCCTGGCTTTTTCGGCTTTTCGTTCATAAAATATAACATCCGCTTTATTGCCCAAAGCAGAAGCAAGCTTTGCCATAATACTCAAAGCCCTGTAATAATAAGCATTTACAACCGTATTATAATCGGTGAACACAAAGCCATCGGTTTCACCAGGTTCATTTTTACCTAAACCAAGAATTCCATTCTGAGGCCAATCTACAATATCCTTAAGCTCTTTCCCATTATAATGGACCAGTTTCATAAGTTCCGGCGTCTGCTTCCCGGTTTTGGTGCTAATCAGTCCATTTTCTGATGAAAGGTCTGTTAAGGTTTTGGCTTTTAAATCGTCATAACATGCTTTTACAGCATCCAGATTGCCGGTATACAGGTAATCGTTCCAGGCCAAAAGAACCGACTGCAAAATCCATTCAGTCGGCCAGGTGGCATGATTAACCAAATATCCATAACTGTAGCGGGCAAGGCTGAATTCGCGGTCAATGGAATAATGGCAAAGCTGGTTAATAAAGGCATCAGCTTCATAAGGGATCCGCTCGCGATCACCATCGATATAGACGCCGGTAAAACTGGTAGCTTTAATACTGTATTTGCACAAATTCCAGATATCGTTCAATACTTTGCTGGAAGAAGTAAAAGATGAGGAAGCCTCATCGAACGGATAATGCGCTGTTTCTCTGACAATCGAAAGATTATCGACATTTCCGGATAAGCCTTCAACCTCACAATAACGGAAAGGCATCACTTCTCCGATGTAAGAGGGTACTTTCATCGCTGCAGGTCCGGTATTCCTTTTATCAGGAGGTATAGCGACTGTATAAGTATGCATCCCGGGAACTACAGGAAGTGGAATAATCTTAAAACGAATGGTACCGCCTGGATTCTGATCCACTCTTCCATTTTTTATGGCCTCTCCCAGCCGGATCAACAAAGTGTCGTTTTTATCCGCAAACAGGGATATTCTAAGCCGGCCAAAAGCAGCTTTGCCAAAATCGGCAAACCATAGATCCCGGCTCAAATTTTTTAAAACCACCGGAATTTCATCAGTCTTCTCAACAGGATAACGTGAACAACCGTATTCTAGCAGGTTTGAAGAAGTTTTAAATGCTTTGATTGCTGAATATGGCCCAGGCAAACCATTATTCCAGGTACGGACTTTCCAAAAATAAATATGCCCTGTTAATAATTCTTTTCCTGCATATTTTACAGACACAGAATTATCGCCTGATACCTTCCCGGAATTCCACATATCAGCCGAATCTTTTTCCAGGGATTGGAGGTTATCTGAAACCAAAATCTGATATGCAGTCTGAACGACATTATTCCTGGCATCATTGACTATCCAGCTAAAAGCAGGCTGCCGGGAATTAATTTCTGCAAGCTGGTAAGAATCAAGCCATTTGCTTTCCTGCGAAAGTGTCGAATTTAACAGGTATCCGTTGGCCCAAATCCTGTCGGTATGTTCAATTAAATCGGTCATTAAGCCAAAGGGTTGCATGGGCCCTGACGATTGGGCATCAACCGGCCTGAGATTCCAGATGACAAGGCTGGCAAAAAGTAAAATAGTAGTTTTGTTAATTTTCATTGGTCAACCCTTTTTTATAAAGCATGGTCATTTGGCAAATCCTGACCATTCCAGATTTTTTTCTGTGTCCAGTCGGCAGCAGGCGAGGTCCAGAAAGGATCAGAAGGAGGTAATCCCAAGGGCAGCAATCCTGCGGTACAGAGGTATAAACTTCCTGTTGAAATATAGGTTTCGCCTATTCCAGGTTGATGGCCATGAAAACCAATAGTTAACCAGCCATTATTATCGAATGTTCCGGGAGCTTCAATCATATTGTGGATAACCAGGGATAATGCACTACGAACCTGCGCGGGGGTGATATTTGAGGGAAGTTCATTCATCAGGGTAATTTGTGAAAGAAGCTGGAATGCGCCAAACCGGTATGCCAGAGAGCGGCCTATGGCCGGAAAAGTCCCTTCAGGAGAAATCAGACGTTCCTGAATTGTCGCATAACGCTTGGCTCTGGCCAGAACCAACTTGTATGTTTCATTAGATTCTTTCCCCTTTTCAACCATAATCTTAATAACCTCAAGCAACATGGGTTGAATGACAAAACTGTTGTAATAATCCCAGTGAAAATCAGAGCCATCGCCATAAAGTCCATCCCCTTTATACCAATCCATAATATGTTTTTTTATGGCATAATCGACCCTCATGGGATCCCAGGCTTCACCAATTTTCAGCAAAAAGGCTTCAATCATTGCACTAAACAGCAACCAATTGTTGTATCCCGGTTTAATAACCCTTGTAGATTTTAAAGCTTTTATAATATTGTTTTTCGTTTCGCTGTCCAAAGGCTGCCACAACTGGTCAAATCCCCTAAGCAGGCCATGTGCCAGGAATGCTGCATCAACCAGAGGTTGGCCTCCTTTGGTAAAATTCATAAAATCGGGTGAAGAGGGATTTGTCGCAACAGACAAGCATTTTTGTGCAAGGGAAATATATTTACTTCTCAACAAACCCTCAGAAGAATTATCGGGGCCAAGTTCAAGCCATGGAGAAATTCCGTCCATCAGCCGTCCAAAAGCTTCCAGATGGGTAACCGACCGCCTGTCGGCCTCATTTCCGGCTTTGGCCTCAACGGGCATATTGGCTTTGAGCTTTTCATTGCTTAAACTAACAAGTAAAGGATCTGCGATTTTAGTGAGGACAGAAACCCAATAAGCCCTGGTATCAAATTTCAAAACGTTATTGGGAGAATAAACATGTTTATCCATTGAAAAAGAATAACCGGCCAGTCCGGCTACAGGTGCTAATTTTAGGAAATTACGACGTATCATCAAAATAAGATTTAAGAATGTTTTTTGGTTTTTTCAAAAATAACAAAAGTATGAAACAAGTTGTAATTTCAATTACAAAGAACCTGCAGATTATACGAGGAAATTGAATTCTTGCAAAATAGAATTTAAAAAGCGGATCAGTAATGCACTGACCCGCTTTAAACAATGAATTTAACAAACGATTTTTTAAGAAATATCTTTATAAAGATAATAGATATAATTTCTATTGATAGCCGGCATTTTGAGTATATAATCCCGGATTGACATCAAGTTCAGACTGGGGAATAGGATAAATAATATATTCTTTTTTGAAAGTCTGCATTGCATGAAGAATATCTTCTTTGGGTATCCATGCATTTATTGTACTTTCTACCAATCCACTTCTAACCAGGTCGTGCCAACGAAGCCCTTCAGCTGCAAATTCTCTTCTTCTTTCATCCATTAATTGTTTCAAAGTGACATTTGAAACAGCAGTTAATCCAGCTCTTTGACGTACCTGATTTACAATATTATCAACATCAGTCTGCGTTCCATCTGCCCCATGAAGAATACATTCAGCTTTAAGCATCAATATATCAGTATATCGCTGAACAATAAAATTAATTGGCCAATCTAAACGGTTTGTTGGAACTTTTGTCAAGTCAACGTATTTCTGAAAAAAGGGACGATCTTCAAAAGTTCCATTATAAGTAAATCCCCCTAATTTAATTGTAAAATTTTTACGTGTATCACCCGTCTCATACAAGTTAACCAAATCAGTGGAAACAGGGCGAATATATAATCCACCCTGAGTGGCCTTGCCTAATGACTGGAAATAATTATCCGGCACAAGTAACCAGGGGAAAGTTGCACCCACAACAGGAGACGAACCAGTTTTATATTCAACATTGAAAATTACTTCTGCATTATTTTCATTTGTGTACGAAAAAATAGAAGGATAACTTGAAAGAAATGAATATTTATTACTGGATATAATGTCATTGAGTAAGGATTCAGCTTTATTCCATTCATTTAATCCTAGCCCTGGGCCTTCAATTCCATAAGTTGGCCCGGATTCTGTCATATATACAAGTGCCAATAATCCTTTTGCCGAATAAGTAGTGGCATGCCCCTTATCCGCCGAAGCATAGGTAGGTGAAAGGCTATCGCATGCAAATTGCAAGTCTGAAATGATAAGCTTATACAAATCAGCCACAGAACTCCTGGGGATTGTATTAGCCTCAGCTGCAGAAGCAGAATGATCAATAATAGGTACTTTCCCGAACCAACGTACAAGATCAAAATAATAAAAAGCACGAAGGAATTTTGCTTCAGCTTTCAATCTTGAACGTAAAACCCCATCTGTAATTATTTTCCCGTTTTTTTGTAACTGTTCTAACAAAACATTAGCTCTGTATATGCCATTATAATTGGTTGCCCAAGCTTCTGAAATATAAGGATTGCCTGCGAGTGAACTATAAAAATCGTTTATTCCCTCCCAATCGCGGACACCGCCATCTGATACAGCATATAAATTATCAGATCTTGTTTCAGACAGATTCAATTGTCTGTCAGGATAGGTCATTAAATCAGCATAAATAGAATTTACTCCCTGAATAAAATCATTCGTTGATGAATAAAAAGTCACCGTAGTTGCACTTGATATTGGATCCTGGTCCAATTGCTTTGAACACGAACAAAACATAACTACGGATAGTATAAAATAAAAAATAACCTTTTTCATAATAAATGTAATTAAAATGATTAGA encodes:
- a CDS encoding two-component regulator propeller domain-containing protein, which translates into the protein MTVRNISYSFSIKVYVLWFAISFPFSWVYSQPQYLNFDNFTIENGLSNNVIHSIYQDKKGWMWFGTSQGLNRFDGYKFTCFYYNPSNPQSLVGKLIRCIFEDKQGALWIGTENGGLNKFDFKHETFSHFYSPFRNFSLKGSTVNKILQDKSGILWLATNEGLVQFDPRGKIKGLYHHQPGNNNSLTDNEIKDMRFDSYGNIWIGTNAGLDIFNPGTGIFRHVAIPKEEILTVFRDDDGQMWVGTISHGIFQVNQFTLKWKRLIIDSKNERAVTVRSIVKDKSGLYWIGTRGGLYIYSKENRKFSFFRHDDREPQSLCHNSIMDIFRDAKGDFWIATRSGLSHVVAEKQLFRTYKAMPNDHQYLNNGEIYAFWMDPQGKLYIGTEEGGINVFNPKTKTFSYITQSRNGLQTNCIKALIGDNSGNLWVGTYGGGLSVISLKTGHVANFMNKPGDNKSLYHNIVWSLVMDSKKNIWLGTEAGLDRFEPKSKIFIHYPNVIREEVLWIKNDSHGDLWLGSNNKLVIWNPNTGRIRRFNIRIRMMYEDKQGRYWLTSLDYGLILFDENKGIIKCYDQTKGIANNQAYCILEDNRGYFWISTINGLSRFDPIKGIFKNFDRENGLQNNQFQYGACYKTPNGELIFGGISGFSIFDPAKIKENLYRPPIMLTGLKIFNKEVHIGTSLLNQSISEASEIKLPYNQNIFSLEFAALNYANAIKNQYQYKLTGFEKGWNAATTQHSVTYTNLNPGNYLFMVRASNDDGIWSDKMLTVKIKILPPFWMTWWFRILMVILLSIAVYYLFLFWENRRRLQYALDYERERAKKLHDLDMMKVNFFTNISHELRTPLTLIISPIEKMLDSNMTAKEMKVYLAMIRRNARQLLKLVNQLLDFRKIESGKMKIEFSQGDIVSFTSEIVDSFIQMAEEKHIDLKFNADDNELFTSFDTDKLEKIINNLISNALKFTPDGGSVMVNLSLLTDENDSSKPGKFIQIVVEDNGIGIPEANLNKIFTLFFQSPNAKGKTGSGIGLALTKELVDLHHGTITLKSKPGEGTSVTVRLPYNLKTEEQSVPFESVAPETLDRFSNKDSDSSSGKIMLVVDDHPDIRFFIRSNFDQEFKVFEASNGKEGLVLAFKHIPDIIISDIMMSPVDGNEFCQKIKNDERTSHIPFILLSALSSKDHQMEGNKTGADEYITKPFDMEFLRTKVYNLLSIRETLRKKYSEEMVLMPTDVTITSPDEHFLQKVIEVIENNLADPDLDIDKIAQDVGVSRTQLYRKLSVFTEMTVREFVRNIRLKRAAQLLEQNKLNVSEVAFAVGFKDLSHFRKCFRQEFGMSASQYAKGDASSNLEVHS
- a CDS encoding glycoside hydrolase family 2 TIM barrel-domain containing protein, producing MRMKYLLLMIGLAMSVQSFSQNAITNVFGRNTFSLNGKWNYLIDPYETGYYDYRYEPYDKNPRPSGGYFLDQHAKNKTDLIEYDFDKCPMLMVPKDWNSQDDKLLYYEGTIWYRRLFDYKKKDPSSRVFVYFGAANYVTDVYLNGIKLGKHIGGFTPFNYEVTSLLKEENNSLVVKVDDKRSRDAVPTLNTDWWNYGGITRDVMLVEVPQTFISDYAIQLKKGSKNLIAGYVKLDGAQKNQKVRVEIPELKINREFLTDTEGKAQVSISLKKYEAWSPSNPKLYKVNVLSETDKVSEKIGFRTIETKGTEILLNGKPVFLRGVSIHAENPIRGGRAFSEEDARMLLGWAKELNCNYVRLAHYPHSEYMARLADEMGIMVWEENPVYWTILWDNPSTYENAKSQLTDLITRDKNRASVIIWSMANETPVSEARNNFLKNLAGVARSLDSTRLISAAMEVHVDPKNPLTKIVEDPFTPYVDIVNFNEYIGWYDGLPEKCDKVHWSIQYNKPVMISEFGADALQGLHGDSLTRWTEEYQEDVYKRTLKMLSKIPQFRGLSPWILCDFRSPRRVLPNIQDGWNRKGLIGENGTKKKAFWTLRNFYDQQEKKFK
- a CDS encoding alpha-L-rhamnosidase C-terminal domain-containing protein, with protein sequence MKINKTTILLFASLVIWNLRPVDAQSSGPMQPFGLMTDLIEHTDRIWANGYLLNSTLSQESKWLDSYQLAEINSRQPAFSWIVNDARNNVVQTAYQILVSDNLQSLEKDSADMWNSGKVSGDNSVSVKYAGKELLTGHIYFWKVRTWNNGLPGPYSAIKAFKTSSNLLEYGCSRYPVEKTDEIPVVLKNLSRDLWFADFGKAAFGRLRISLFADKNDTLLIRLGEAIKNGRVDQNPGGTIRFKIIPLPVVPGMHTYTVAIPPDKRNTGPAAMKVPSYIGEVMPFRYCEVEGLSGNVDNLSIVRETAHYPFDEASSSFTSSSKVLNDIWNLCKYSIKATSFTGVYIDGDRERIPYEADAFINQLCHYSIDREFSLARYSYGYLVNHATWPTEWILQSVLLAWNDYLYTGNLDAVKACYDDLKAKTLTDLSSENGLISTKTGKQTPELMKLVHYNGKELKDIVDWPQNGILGLGKNEPGETDGFVFTDYNTVVNAYYYRALSIMAKLASALGNKADVIFYERKAEKARQAINDLMFDQKRGVYTDGIGTVHASLHSNIFPLAFGIVPENKKKPLVDFIHTRGMACSVYGAQFLLDALYNADDAPYGLSLLSSTAERSWAHMLYGVGSTITLEAWDNKYKPNQDWNHAWGAAPANLIPRKLMGVEPLEPGFRKIQIKPQPGPLEEASLSLPTIRGNVLVSFNQKPGEYFELNVTIPANAVANVFIPWNTQKASVSLDNNPVKIKKSGNFVLLENVGSGKHYIKCSEK
- a CDS encoding DUF2264 domain-containing protein codes for the protein MIRRNFLKLAPVAGLAGYSFSMDKHVYSPNNVLKFDTRAYWVSVLTKIADPLLVSLSNEKLKANMPVEAKAGNEADRRSVTHLEAFGRLMDGISPWLELGPDNSSEGLLRSKYISLAQKCLSVATNPSSPDFMNFTKGGQPLVDAAFLAHGLLRGFDQLWQPLDSETKNNIIKALKSTRVIKPGYNNWLLFSAMIEAFLLKIGEAWDPMRVDYAIKKHIMDWYKGDGLYGDGSDFHWDYYNSFVIQPMLLEVIKIMVEKGKESNETYKLVLARAKRYATIQERLISPEGTFPAIGRSLAYRFGAFQLLSQITLMNELPSNITPAQVRSALSLVIHNMIEAPGTFDNNGWLTIGFHGHQPGIGETYISTGSLYLCTAGLLPLGLPPSDPFWTSPAADWTQKKIWNGQDLPNDHAL
- a CDS encoding RagB/SusD family nutrient uptake outer membrane protein, with product MKKVIFYFILSVVMFCSCSKQLDQDPISSATTVTFYSSTNDFIQGVNSIYADLMTYPDRQLNLSETRSDNLYAVSDGGVRDWEGINDFYSSLAGNPYISEAWATNYNGIYRANVLLEQLQKNGKIITDGVLRSRLKAEAKFLRAFYYFDLVRWFGKVPIIDHSASAAEANTIPRSSVADLYKLIISDLQFACDSLSPTYASADKGHATTYSAKGLLALVYMTESGPTYGIEGPGLGLNEWNKAESLLNDIISSNKYSFLSSYPSIFSYTNENNAEVIFNVEYKTGSSPVVGATFPWLLVPDNYFQSLGKATQGGLYIRPVSTDLVNLYETGDTRKNFTIKLGGFTYNGTFEDRPFFQKYVDLTKVPTNRLDWPINFIVQRYTDILMLKAECILHGADGTQTDVDNIVNQVRQRAGLTAVSNVTLKQLMDERRREFAAEGLRWHDLVRSGLVESTINAWIPKEDILHAMQTFKKEYIIYPIPQSELDVNPGLYTQNAGYQ